Genomic segment of Bacteroides stercoris ATCC 43183:
ACTTTGGGAAAAGGAAAAGTCTGCGAGCCTGCCAGTCAAAGTTATATCCCCAGCAAGCACCGCTGTAACCTTTTGATTGTAGAGAGATCAACAGTTCAGCCAGTTCGTTAATCCGTGATTTCAGGGAATCGGGAGAGCCGAGGCTTTCCGCAAGTTTGGGGTTTGCCTTAACCGCATTATATAGGTTGCAGTAACCGGAAAGGAAAAGCCCGATGCCCTTGGCATTATATTCCTTGGGGACAAGCGCAAGCCTGCGGAGATTGACTGGGCAGCGCTTAAATCCTTGGATAACAACCAGGCGGCAGATTGCCGACTTCTTCAGGAACGGCAACGCCTGAAAAACCTTCGAGTTAAGTCCGTCATAGGGATCCCAACCCTTGAACCCCTCATTCTCGCAATACTCCTTCAGCAAGCGAAAAGAGTTGATAACTTTATGCATATTATGTTATTCTTTAGTCCTTAGAATTTTGGTGGGTACGCCTGCAACGATAGCATTATCGGGAATTGGTTTGGTTACGACTGCGTTTGCTCCTATTGTAACATTGTTTCCGATTGTTATACCACCCATAACGATAGAACCTTTCGCAATATAAACATTATTACCTATCACTGGTACTTCCGGAAATCTTGAATTACCCCCCTATGGAAACTTGCTGACATATAGTGCAGTTTACCCCTATAATTGATTTAGAATGGATAACAACACCCATACCTCCGTATCCAAAAGTTGACCCTCTGCCAATCTTTGCCTGGTATGGAATCTTGCTGTTGTAAATTAGGAAAATAAGCAATGTTATCAATTTTGGCAGTACAGGAATGTGGTGCAAGTACAGCCACCTTGATACCCGATAAAAAGAGATTGCATTCAACATAGTTTTATCCTTTTAAAACTATATCCGATTGCAACTTTTGATTTACTCTTTTGGTTGCAGATATGGTGCTATTCCATCTAAATCTTTTTGATTTGAAGAAATATTATAGTTTAAGTCTTTAGTATATCCGATTATTTTAGCAGGAGAGCCTGCAACAATTACCCCCCCTTAATGATTTATCAACAAACGAATTAGCTGCAACAATACAGTTATCACCAATTTCTACTGGTCCACAGATTACAACGTTTGGACCGATAAAAACGTTATTGCCAATTTTAGGAACGTTTTTATATGGAAATTTTCTTACTGTTGAGAATCGTAAACCTAATACGCAGTTTTCTCCAATTTCCGTTCCTGGGATTAGTACAGTGCTAATTCCTTTACAAACAAAATAAGATCCTTTACCGATTTTTGAATCAGCAGTAATTTTAGTGTTGTAAATCAGAAAAATTAATAGTTGAATTAATTTAGGTAAAAATGGAATGTGGTGTAAGTATAACCACCTCTGTATTCTGTAAAAAAATATTGCGTTTGGCATAATTTTATCGTTTTCTGATAAAGCGGGCGGGGTTTCCTGCCCATACTTCGTTTGACGGTATATCTTTCGTCACTATTGCCCCGGCGCCTACGATTGCCCCTTCTCCGATTGTGACCGGCTTGACAACCATTGTTCCCATGCCAATGTAGGCTCCTTTGCCAACATGCACTTGACCGCGGTCATAACTGCCTGTCTTCGGGTTCATGAAATGCGTTACAATCCGGACGCCGACAGTCAGGCGCACGCCCTCTTCAATGACAATATCTTCGGGATAATTTGTGTCGAAAATAACGTCCTCTCCGATGAAGGTCTTTTTAGGGCATTTGATGTTTACCCCCCCCATTTACAAAGCGTTGGTCTCCAACCCCTTGACTTCATTGGCAAATGCTGTAAATGAAGGAAGACAAGTTTTTTAATTCTTGACAGTTTCATTATTAAA
This window contains:
- a CDS encoding hexapeptide transferase family protein, with protein sequence MGGITIGNNVTIGANAVVTKPIPDNAIVAGVPTKILRTKE
- a CDS encoding serine O-acetyltransferase → MPNAIFFYRIQRWLYLHHIPFLPKLIQLLIFLIYNTKITADSKIGKGSYFVCKGISTVLIPGTEIGENCVLGLRFSTVRKFPYKNVPKIGNNVFIGPNVVICGPVEIGDNCIVAANSFVDKSLRGGNCCRLSC
- a CDS encoding acyltransferase, whose product is MGGVNIKCPKKTFIGEDVIFDTNYPEDIVIEEGVRLTVGVRIVTHFMNPKTGSYDRGQVHVGKGAYIGMGTMVVKPVTIGEGAIVGAGAIVTKDIPSNEVWAGNPARFIRKR